A part of Cannabis sativa cultivar Pink pepper isolate KNU-18-1 chromosome 6, ASM2916894v1, whole genome shotgun sequence genomic DNA contains:
- the LOC133039142 gene encoding DEAD-box ATP-dependent RNA helicase 9-like produces MLGNDFGDEADRGGVLGKIDGGSDGKECGGKVGSFGKECGGKVGSFGKECGGKVGSFGKDGSFGKEGSGGKDGSFGKEGSGGKDGSFGKEGSGGNDGLGNLGRISGSKRPF; encoded by the coding sequence TGATTTTGGAGATGAAGCTGATCGAGGTGGTGTTTTGGGTAAAATTGATGGTGGCAGTGATGGCAAAGAGTGTGGTGGCAAAGTTGGAAGTTTCGGCAAAGAGTGTGGTGGCAAAGTTGGAAGTTTCGGCAAAGAGTGTGGTGGCAAAGTTGGAAGTTTCGGCAAGGATGGAAGTTTTGGCAAAGAGGGTAGTGGTGGCAAAGATGGAAGTTTTGGCAAAGAGGGTAGTGGTGGCAAAGATGGAAGTTTTGGCAAAGAGGGTAGTGGTGGCAATGATGGCTTAGGTAATTTGGGTAGGATTTCGGGTAGTAAGAGACCTTTTTGA